From the genome of Saccopteryx bilineata isolate mSacBil1 chromosome 6, mSacBil1_pri_phased_curated, whole genome shotgun sequence, one region includes:
- the LOC136308512 gene encoding beta-defensin 107-like: protein MPGAMRIFVFTAAALILLAVTFSAQAGVHRQLLCKKMHGRCEASCLTFEDKLVAVKPAALPLKISSSL from the exons ATGCCGGGCGCCATGAGGATCTTCGTCTTCACGGCCGCTGCCCTCATTCTTCTCGCTGTGACTTTCTCAG CCCAGGCTGGAGTGCACAGACAGCTGCTCTGTAAGAAGATGCACGGTCGCTGTGAAGCCAGCTGCCTTACCTTTGAAGATAAGCTCGTCGCTGTGAAGCCAGCTGCCTTACCTTTGAAGATAAGCTCGTCGCTGTGA